Proteins found in one Hemibagrus wyckioides isolate EC202008001 linkage group LG23, SWU_Hwy_1.0, whole genome shotgun sequence genomic segment:
- the ptchd1 gene encoding patched domain-containing protein 1, protein MLRQAVQEGLRASFHKLGHFVANHPVFFASAPVLLSVLLGASFSRYRIEEEVEHLLAPKHSLAKIEGNLVDSLFPINRSKHTLYSDLQTPGRYGRVIVTSRMGSVLEPHHVDLVLKLHSTITHMQVPMLGYNYTFAHLCLLDDSKNCIVDDILRVLEEMQTARVSNRTVPPLRYPITRLKDGREAYIGHQLGGVQTVGGSREGVRSARALQLTYYLQVSSALNEVVAARWELIFCRELEHFGTAHPELGLYPFTSSSLQKDFQRTSRVSERPLLFSLAACLSLAVLCSSMRDCVRTKPWLGILALVTVSLATLTSAGIFNLTGGKYNSTYLGIPFIMLGHGLFGTFEMLSSWRRTREDQHVKERVAAVFSDCMLPFTASTALHLVTFGIGASPFTNIEAVRLFCHIACISILFNYLYILTFYGSNLVFAGYLENNYRHSLFCRRVPKPDLLQQKPAWYRFLMYTHYNEEASEPADLHVYENHLLVAFMKRYYCDWITNTYVKPFVVLFYLVYISFALMGYLQVSEGSDLSNVVATETSTIAYTRAQQRYFSSYSPVIGFYIYESIEYWNTSVQEDLLEYTKGFERISWFESYLNYLHGLNITTSLSRRNFTEYLRSGFLRQPRYLHFSDDIIFAKRADGEFDVVASRMFLVAKTTENKREEMSILLDTLRKLSLTSRVKFIIFNPSFVYMDRYASSVGAPLKNSCIAALFLLFFSSFLAADPLVNAWITVTVASVEFGVVGFMTLWQVELDCVSVLCLIYGVNYAVDSSVPLVSAFALGRESTRTRWVKVSLERHGVPALQSYMCYGAALLPLAAVPSNLTHTLFRCFFLTALITAFHCLAILPVLLTFLPPSKKKRRERKNMAEHREEIECVDMADSTRVVDQITTV, encoded by the exons ATGTTGCGGCAAGCGGTGCAAGAGGGGCTGCGGGCGTCCTTCCACAAGCTGGGCCACTTCGTCGCCAACCACCCGGTGTTCTTTGCCTCGGCGCCCGTGCTCCTCTCTGTGCTGCTCGGCGCCAGTTTCAGCAGGTACCGCATCGAGGAGGAAGTGGAGCATCTGCTAGCTCCTAAACACAGCCTGGCGAAGATCGAGGGCAACCTGGTGGACAGCCTGTTCCCCATTAACCGCTCCAAACACACGCTCTACTCGGACCTGCAGACACCGGGCAGATACGGGCGCGTGATCGTGACCTCGCGCATGGGCAGCGTGCTCGAACCTCACCACGTTGACCTCGTCCTGAAG CTTCACAGTACCATCACCCACATGCAGGTTCCCATGCTGGGCTACAACTATACCTTTGCTCATCTCTGCTTGCTGGACGATAGCAAGAACTGCATCGTAGACGACATCCTGCGAGTTCTGGAGGAGATGCAAACAGCTCGCGTCTCCAACCGGACCGTGCCGCCACTGCGCTACCCCATCACGCGACTCAAGGACGGGCGAGAGGCCTATATCGGACACCAGCTCGGCGGGGTGCAGACGGTGGGCGGCAGTCGAGAAGGCGTCCGCTCCGCCCGTGCTCTCCAGCTCACCTACTACCTGCAGGTCTCCAGCGCGTTGAACGAGGTGGTGGCGGCTCGCTGGGAGCTGATCTTCTGCCGCGAGCTGGAGCATTTTGGCACAGCACATCCTGAGCTGGGGCTCTACCCGTTCACCTCGTCCTCACTGCAGAAGGACTTTCAGAGGACGAGTCGGGTGTCCGAACGCCCGCTGCTCTTCAGCCTGGCCGCCTGCCTCTCGCTCGCTGTGCTTTGCTCTTCTATGAGAGACTGCGTACGCACCAAACCCTGGCTGGGAATCCTGGCACTGGTCACCGTCAGCCTCGCGACCCTGACCTCTGCCGGGATCTTTAACCTCACCGGAGGGAAATACAACTCCACGTACCTCGGCATTCCTTTCATCATGCTAG GTCATGGCTTGTTTGGCACGTTCGAGATGCTGTCTTCGTGGCGACGGACCCGTGAGGACCAGCATGTAAAAGAGCGAGTGGCTGCTGTTTTCTCAGATTGCATGCTTCCCTTCACCGCCAGCACCGCCCTTCACCTGGTCACCTTCGGCATCGGCGCCAGTCCCTTCACCAACATCGAGGCTGTGCGCCTGTTCTGCCACATCGCCTGCATTTCCATCCTCTTCAACTACCTCTACATCCTCACCTTCTATGGGTCAAACCTGGTTTTTGCAGGTTACCTCGAAAACAACTATCGCCACAGTCTGTTCTGCAGGCGCGTCCCCAAGCCTGATTTACTGCAGCAGAAGCCAGCGTGGTATCGCTTCCTGATGTACACGCATTACAACGAGGAAGCGTCTGAACCCGCTGACCTTCATGTCTATGAGAACCATCTCCTGGTGGCCTTCATGAAGCGCTACTATTGCGACTGGATCACCAACACTTACGTCAAACCCTTTGTAgtgcttttttatttagtatACATCTCCTTTGCGTTGATGGGCTACTTACAGGTCAGCGAAGGCTCAGACCTCAGTAATGTTGTCGCAACGGAGACCAGCACCATCGCCTACACCCGGGCGCAACAGCGCTACTTCAGCAGTTACAGCCCTGTAATCGGCTTCTACATCTACGAATCTATCGAGTACTGGAACACCAGTGTGCAGGAGGACCTTCTCGAGTACACCAAAGGGTTTGAGCGGATCTCCTGGTTTGAGAGTTACCTAAACTACCTGCATGGTCTGAACATCACGACCAGCCTTTCGCGCAGAAACTTCACTGAGTATCTGCGCTCAGGCTTCCTCCGCCAGCCCCGCTACCTCCATTTTTCAGACGACATCATATTTGCCAAGCGGGCTGATGGAGAGTTTGACGTGGTGGCTTCCCGGATGTTCCTGGTGGCCAAGACGACAGAGAACAAGCGAGAGGAGATGTCAATTTTGCTAGACACGCTGCGTAAGCTCTCGCTGACCTCCAGGGTGAAGTTCATCATCTTCAACCCTTCCTTTGTGTACATGGACCGCTATGCTTCGTCAGTGGGTGCGCCACTGAAGAACTCGTGCATTGCCGCTTTGTTCTTGCTCTTCTTTTCTAGCTTTTTGGCTGCAGACCCTTTGGTGAATGCCTGGATAACTGTGACGGTGGCCTCTGTGGAATTTGGTGTGGTGGGATTCATGACCCTGTGGCAGGTGGAGTTAGACTGCGTGTCAGTGCTGTGCCTGATTTATGGGGTGAACTATGCCGTGGACTCGAGCGTACCTCTGGTGTCAGCCTTCGCTCTGGGACGGGAATCGACACGTACGCGATGGGTGAAGGTGTCACTGGAGCGGCACGGGGTTCCTGCCCTGCAGAGTTACATGTGCTACGGTGCGGCGTTGTTGCCCTTAGCAGCCGTTCCGTCCAAccttactcacacactgttCAGGTGTTTTTTCCTCACTGCCCTCATCACTGCTTTCCACTGCCTGGCTATCCTTCCAGTCCTCCTGACATTCTTGCCTCCGTCCAAGAAAAAGCGGAGGGAAAGGAAAAACATGGCTGAGCACCGAGAAGAGATTGAATGCGTGGACATGGCAGACAGTACGCGAGTGGTCGATCAGATTACCACCGTCTGA